The window CTGGTCTTCGCCTTCCGCAGCTCCGCGGCGCTGGCCTACGCGTTCGGCATGGCGGTCACCGGCACCATCACCATCACCACCCTGCTCTTCTTCTACGTCGCCCGCGCCAAGTGGGGCACGCCCCGGTGGCTGCTCGGCATCGGCGCGGGCGTGCTTCTCTTCGTGGACCTGCTGTTCGTGGCGGCCAACCTGACCAAGCTCGTCCACGGCGCGTGGCTGCCGCTGCTGATCGGCCTCACGGCGTTCACCGTCATGACGACCTGGCAGCGGGGCCGCGAGCTGGTCACCGCGGAACGAGCTCGCGCCGAGGGGCCGTTGCCCGAGTTCGTCGACGGCCTCCGCACGGGGCAGGAGCCGACGCTCCGGGCGCCCGGCACGGCCGTCTTCCTGAACCGGGGCAAGGAGACCACGCCGCTGGCCATGCGGGCCAACGTCGAGCACAACCATGTCCGGCACGAGCAGGTCGTGATCCTCGCCCTGCAGACCGAGCCGGTGCCCCGTGTCCCGGCCGACCAGCGGGTCGTCGTGGACGACCTCGGCTACGCCGACGACGGGATCATCCACGTCACCGCCCGGTTCGGCTACATGGAAACACCGGACGTGCCCGGCCTGCTGGCCATGCTCGACCCGGCCGTAACCGAAGGGCCGTTGCAGCTCGACCAGGCGTCCTACTTCCTGTCGAAGATCGAGCTCCGGCGCGGGAAAGCCCCGACGATGGCGCCCTGGCGCAAGCGGCTGTTCATCGCCACCTCCTACATCACGGCCGACGCCGCCGAGTACTTCAGCCTGCCCCGCGACCGCACGGTCATCATGGGCTCGCACATCGAGGTATAGGCGCGCACCGCGGGGAGCCGGGCCCGTTCGGCCTGCGTGGGCGGTCAGTTGCAGCGGGCACAGCCAGGGCCGCGCCCGCACGCGTCGTCCGCCTCGCCATCGACCGTCGACACCGCGGCGGCCACAGGCCCGCGGCCCCCTACCCTGCCACGCGTCGCGCCCCTCCTCGACGGCGATGGCGGCGATGACGAGGGCCGGCGAGGGAACGCTGACCTCGCCGGTGCCGGTGAATCAAGGGCACTGCCCCGCGAGAGCCTCGCCACACAATCGTTAATACTTAATATGTCCCTTTTATTGGTCAGGTTGCCCTTCAAGGGTTACATCGACACTTAATGGGTATATCCAAGCATTGCGTGCCTACAAGGGCATTAGCCTTCCCCTCCGTTCGAGAGGAACGCGACTGCGACTGATGCCGCCTCGACGATGCCCTCCAGCAACTTTCGGAAATCAACGACCGGGGACCCGCCCCACAGGCCCACCGCATCCTTGAGCCGTTGCCTTTCCCACCCCGACCTGCCGCGACCAGAGCTTACGGAGGCGTGATGCCAACCCGACCGATCCGCCTACTTCTTGCCGACGTCGACGGCACGTTGGTCACGAGCGACAAGCTCCTCACCGACCGCGCCATCCAGGCGGTCCACAAGCTGCACGACGCCGGCGTCCTCTTCGCGGTGACCAGCGGGAGGCCACCCCGCGGCATGTCCATGATCATCGAGCCCCTGGCGCTGACCACTGAACTCGCCGCCTTCAACGGTGGTCTCATCGTCAACCCGGACATGACCGTTGTCGAACAGCAGGTGATTCCCACGGAGGTGGTGGCCCCGGCCGTCGCGCTGATGGAATCGTTCGGCCTCAGCGTCTGGATCTACCGGGGCGCCGACTGGTACGTCCGCGATCTCAAGGGGCCGCACGTTGATCGCGAGAGCTGGACGGTGCAGTTCTCGCCCACGCTCGTTCCCGATTTCGACGGGCTCGAGCAAGGCGCCGCCAAGGTCGTCGGGGTCAGCGATGACCACCAGGTCGTAGAGGCGGCCGCGGTCGCAACTCGCGCGCAGTTCGGCGAGCATGTCTCGGCCGCCCGCTCGCAGCCCTACTACCTCGATGTGACCCATCCGCAGGCCAACAAGGGCGGTGTCGTCAAGTACTGGTCCGCCAAGCTCCGGATTTCCCCCGAACAGATCGCCACGATCGGCGACATGCCCAACGACGTGCTGATGTTCGCCCACTCGGGACTGTCCATCGCGATGGGAAACGCCAGCCACGAGGTCCAGCGCGCGGCGAGGCGGGTTACGACGAGCAACGAGGAGGAGGGTTTCGCGAACGCGGTCGAGCAGTTCATCCTATGACCCGCGGCACCGCATGACCGCGTCTGCCGCCTCAGGCCCGGATCACGGGCCTTCAGCCACCAGCCCACCGCCAAGGGGTACCGCAGCCGCCGACCCCGGACGGACACCAGCTCGACCCGTCCGATGCCGGCGCCCCACACAGTTCAACGCACCCGGCCCCGCGGCTTCAGCGCCACAGGCGGCAGTGCGGGGGCGGCCAGCCGGTCGCCGTCGTAGCCCTTCACCTCGCCGAAGCGGGAGCTCTCCATCCAGCCCCTCCGGGCCTCCTCGATTTCCTCATGGGAACGCCCGATGAAGTTCCACCACATGACGATCTCTTCCTCGAACGGCTCGCCACCCAGGAGCATGAGGCCGGCGTCGGAGGTGGCGCGCAGGGGGAGTTCGCTGCGGCCGCAGCCGAGGTAGAGCATCGATCCCGGCTGCAGCGGCACACCGTCGACCTCCGCCTCGCCGGACATCGACAGCACTGCGTACTCGAAGTCGGGGTCGAGCGGCAGTCGCGCCTCGGCGCCGCCCGCCAGGGCGACGTCCGCGCCGACGATCGGGGTGTAGGCCGTGCCCGGTGACGTGGCACCGTCGAGTTCGCCGAGGATCACCGTGGCGGTGAGGCCGGGGGCGGTGACGGTGGGCAGCTCGGTGTGGTGCTGAAAGTGCGGCTCGACCTGCCGGTGCGCGTCGGGCAGGGCCACCCAGAGCTGGGCGCCGTGCAGAAAACGGGCGTGTGACTTCGGGCTCTCCTCGGAGTGGCTGATCGCCCGGCCGGAGGTCATCAGCCCCAGTTCGCGCGGGCGCACCGTCTGCAGACTGCCGAGGCTGTCGCGGTGCAGCACCTCACCCTCGTGAAGCCAGCTGACCGTCTGAAGACCCATGTGGGGGTGCGGCGGGACCTGCATCCCGGGCTCGTCGGCAATGTCGTCAGGGCCGTAATGATCCACGAAGGCCCAGGCGCCGACCATGCGCCGGCCGAGATTGGGCAGCAGCCGGCGGACCTCCGTGGACTCGCCGAGCTGGACGTGGCGCGGGGCGAGAAGTTCACGTACCGGCTCAGCGACGACGAAACCCCGCCCTCCGCAGACGGAGAGTGCGGCCTGGCGATCGAGATTGCTCATGGCGCTCAACCTATTCCCGTGCGGGCGCGGGCGGTCGATACCCACGCCGAGATTTTAGTGGAATGTTCAACCATTATGCTGTGTTGTCAAGGGCGAACGAACGGCTGGGCGGATGAACGGACGCCCGACCGGCAGGATCCGGGAAGGCCGCGACCGAGGAGGACAAGTGAACGACAGCTACTTCGAGTTCGGTACGGCAGCCGACCGCTGGGACCGCGCCCGGATGTTCTTCGAGGCGAAGGAGTATCTCACCGCGGCCCGGATCCTGGGTGGGCTGGTCGAGGAAGCGCCGGAGCAGGTCGCCCCGCGGCTGCTGCTGGCCCGCGCCTACTACCACTCGGCCCGACTCGGCAAGGCCGAGACGGAGCTGCGGGCCGTGCTGGAGCGCGACCCTGTGGAGCACTACGCACGGCTCATGCTCGGTCGCACGTTGGAGCGGCAGGGACGGCAGGCCGAGGCGACACCGCATCTGCGCATGGCTGCGGCGATGTCCGGGGCTTTCTGGGACGACGAGGGCGACTCGGACGTCTGAGGCGGAGCGCCTTCGGTAGGGCTGCGGGCGTGTTCGGGGGGAGTCGGCCCTTACGCACGTCGCTACCCCCTCTTCGAGCGGCCAAAATTCCGATGCGTCGAGGCTTGCCGCCGTGATAGTCCGACGAGTCATGGAAGCTCTAGTGACAACGCGGCTCGTGCTCCACCCTCTGACCCCCGCAGAGGCGGAGTACGTAGTGGAAGGCCGTCCCGGGCCGGACGCCCTCTGGGCACCTGACTATCCCAACGACGGCGACCGGGCGGGCGCGCGGCACTTCCTGGAGCACTGCGCGGACACCGGCAATCCCGAGCCGTTCGGCGCGTACGAGATCCGCCTCCGCGAGGACGGGCACGCCATCGGCGGAGTCGGCTTCCATGGCGTCCCGGACGACCAGGGGCAGGTCACGATCGGCTACGGCCTGATACCGGCGATGCGCGGCAAGGGGTACGCCTCCGAGGCTCTGCGCGCGCTGCTGGAGTTCGCCCGTGCCGAGGGTGTCGCGTCGGTCAAGGGCGACGCCGACCTCGACAACGCCGCGTCCCAGCACGTCATGGCAGCGGCCGGGATGCGCTTCGTCGGGGAGGACGACCTGCTGAGGCACTACCGGATCGACTGGACGGCCGGATCGGCGGACGAACGCGGGGACGGAGCGGCTGCGACGGACGGAGCCGCCGGGTCCGCACCTTCTCCCCAGGTCTCGGCTCGACGTCCGTCATGACGCCGGACACCCGGGCGGCTGGACCCCTACCACGACCGAACCCGCCAGGCAGCTCCTGGCGGGTTCGGTCGTAGTGGTGTTTCGGCCGGTCAGCCGGCAGCGGTGGCCGTGCGGGATACCGTGCCACCCTCCGCCGGGACCGTGTCCGATCCCGGCACCAGCAGACGCTCGGTCAGATAGCCGAAGAACAGACCGAAAGTGGTCCAGAGCGTGGCCTGAACGGCGAGGGTGGCGAGGCGGAACTCCCACAGCAGGCCGGCCGGGAAGTCCTTGCCGACCTCGTTGAACGAGGGCAGGAAGACGTAGGCGAGCCCGATGACGAGGACGTAGGCGGCGGATGCGGCGATCGTCGCGTTCCAGTTGCCCAGGCGAGGAGCCAGCCGCTTGCCGAGAATGACGGCCGCGACGGCGAGCAGCACACTGAGAGCGACCATGAGGAAGAACATGGCGGTGCGTTGGCCGATCGTGTCGGGGTTGCCGACGGCCGGCGGGTTGGCCGGGTACTTGAGGAACGGCACGACATACACGGTCAGCAGGGCGCCGAACGCGATCAGTGCGGCGGTGGCCCGGGGGCCGAACCTGCCGATGCGGCCGAGGGCGTAGCAGAAGACGAGCGCGGCGATGCCGCCGACGGCCACGCCGAAGACGAGGACACCGGTGGCGAGGCCGGCCGTGGACTGCATGGCACGGCTGACGAGTTCCTCGCCGCCACCGTGGTCGTGGCTGTGCGCCTCTTCGAGGGCGATCGCCGCGTCGACCCGCGACTCCCCGAGGAAGTAGGCGACGGCAAGTGCGAGCGCGCCCGCGACGAGGCCGGCCAGCATGCCTCGGATCAGCAGGGCTCTGACAGATATGGAGTTCATGAGGGGTTCCCCTGGCTTGCGCGGTATGTCAGTGGCAGGGGAAACCGAGCAGGTGGCGACCGTCGTGGACCCACTCGTGGACACCCTCGCCGGAGATGACCGCAGTGGCGCCCTGCTCGGCGCCGACGAAGTACAGCAGGACGAGCATGAGAATGCCGAAGAAGACCGCCCACGGGGCAATGGCCTTCAGCGAGATGGGGGTGATGGCGGGTGATGCGACGGCGGCGGGGGCAGCAGTCTGTGCCATGGCAGAACCTCCTGGGGGAACACGCGTCCCGATCGTGGTGCCTGAGACGACAGTGCTGGGTCTGACTTCCCGTACGGATACGGGTTCACAGTGGCGCGACCGTGCCGGATTCTCACCGGACTTCCATCACACCGTCGTCATGTTCGTCGCGACCATACCGCCTGGGAGCACCCCGCCGCCATGGCACCATCTGCCCACCCCACAGCCCTGGATGCCATGGTGTGCTTACTGAAGAGGCCACAGTTCAGGGAGTTGACGCGGGTGTTCACGGTACGGGTGATGTTGATCTCACCGGCGCTCAACGCGGCGCTGCGCGAGGCCCGCTTCGACGGCGACGCCCCGCTCGACGCGTCCGGCGTCCGGCGGGCGCGTGCGGCCGCGGCCGCGGTGCCTGCTGCAGACCGCCGGGTGCACGGCTCGGACGAGCGGTGCAGCGGGACCGCCGAGGCGTTGGGGCTGCGGTCCGAGCCCGAACCTGCCCTTCGGGGCTGGGACTTGGGGCGTTGGCGCGGACAGCGGCTGGCAGAGGTGAGCCGGGGCGAGCCGGAGGCGGTGTCGACCTGGCTGTCCGACCCCTCGGCCGCCCCGCACGACGGTGAGTCGCTGCTGGAGCTGCACGCGCGGGTAGGCGGCTGGCTGGATTCGCTGCATGGGGAGGGTGCCGACGACGGCAGCGTGCTCGCCGTGGTCGAACCCGCGGCGGTACGGGCCGCGATCGTGCATGCGCTGGGCCTTCCGCCGCAGGCGTTCTGGCGGTTGGACGTCGCCCCGCTGACGCTGTCCGAGCTCAGCGGCCGGTCCGGGCGCTGGAACCTGCGTTGCGGGCGGCCCCTGAGCACCGGAACCGACGAGATCACCGCGTCGCACGGACGGTAGCCGGGGGAGCCGTCTCCGTGATGGATCGCGGAGTCACGTACGCCCCCCTCCACCATGGGTCACGACGGACTTCGCCTCCCCTGCCCGGCCGGAGGGCGGGCACCTGAGGCCCCACTCCCCCACAACGACCCGCCCTCCTCCGCGGCGGCGGGCCCGGCCGCACACCCTTCCACCCGGGCAATGATGACAAATCGTACGTAAAATGGCCAAGGCGATCGAGCCCACCTCCTCTTCGGAAGGGCGACCGACCATGACCGATCAAACGCAGCTGAGCCGGCCCGAGACCACCCGCCCGGCATCCGAGTCCACGCACGGAGCAGGATCTCAGGGCGAAAGCCGCCGGGAGAACCGCCGAACGGAATCCGGGGCACGGGGGCGTACCACGATCGCCGACGGCGTGGTGGCGAAGATCGCCGGGCTGGCGGCCCGGAGCGTGCCCGGAGTCCAGGGCATGGGCGGAGGATTCACCCGCGGTATGGGGACCGTGCGGGAGCGAGTGCCCGGAGCGGGAGGTCGGTCCGTCACCGGCGGTGTCAAGGTCGAGGTCGGTGAGGTCCAGACCGCGGTCGACCTGTCGCTCATCGTCGAATACGGCTTCCCGATCGTCGAGCTCACGGGCGACGTCCGGACCGAAGTGATCGCCGCCATCGAGCGGATGACCGGTCTGGAGGTCGTAGAGGTCGACATCACGGTGACCGACGTGAAGCTGCCCGACGAGGAAGAGGAGGAACAGGTGCCGGAAAGGCGAGTCGTGCAGTGATTCGCCGGACCGGATCTCGCCTGGCCGCAGGGGGTGACCATCGGCCGTGTCGTCGGCCTGAACCTCGGCTGCCTCCCGAGGTCCATCGGATTTCCGCCTGACAGGGCCCACTGAGGCAGCCGCGCATGACGGGGATGGGGCCGACCTCGATCGGAGGACCAGATGTCCACAGGAATCATTGTTGCCATCGTCGTCGTGGTGGTGGTCCTTGTCGCCATCGCGGTGATTGTCCGGCTCGCCGTTCGGCGGCGGCATCTGCGAGAGCGCTTCGGGCCGGAGTACGAGCGTGCTGTCGAAACAGGTGACAGCCGCACGGCGGCTGAGCGTGATCTGCGCGACCGCGAGCAACGGCACGACGACCTCGATCTCAAGCCGCTGCCCTCGACCGCTCGTCAGCAGTACGCGCAGGAGTGGAACAGCGTGCAGGAGCATTTCGTGGACCGCCCGCAAGAGGCGGTCGGTGAGGCGGACCAGCTGGTGACCCGGCTCATGACGGAACGTGGCTACCCGACCGAGGGCTACGAGCAGCAGGTGAAGGACCTGTCGGTCGAACACGGGCGCACGCTGGAGCATTACCGCGCCGCCCACGCAGTCAATGCACGAGCCGGTGGCCAGCAGACGACCACCGAGGAACTGCGGGGAGCGATGGTGCACTACCGCGCACTCTTCGACGACCTGCTCACCAACGGCGACAGGCCGGGGCAGCAACACGCTTGACCCGGCCCCGCGTATACCGGCGGGCCACGGATCGAGAGCCCGTCGACACCCATTCGGACGAGGTGAACAAGCATGCAGCGCGAACACAGTGGAGCAGGCGACCACAGCAGCGCGACCGACGAGGGACTCAGCACCGAGGATCTCGCCCGGCCTCGGGACGACCGAGACGCAGATCGTGGAACACCGCCGGCAGCGGCGGCCGCTCCCCCGCCCACTGTGGACGCCGCTGAGGGCTCCCTGTCCACGGAGCACGCCGTGGCGGGTACACCACACGCTTCGGCGCCGGAGGAGGGCCAGGAGAACGAGCCGCTTCTCGGTCCCGAGGAAGCCGAGGCCTTCAAGTCCAAATGGCAGGCCGTCCAGACAGCCTTCGTCGACGATCCACAGGACGCCGTCCGTACGGCCGACGCCTTGGTCGCCGAGGTCATGCAGACACTGGCCCGGTCGTTCGCATCCCGCAAGGAAGGCCTCGAAAGCCAGTGGGGCCGGGGCGAGGAGGTCCTCACCGAGGATCTGCGCATAGCGCTTCAGCGCTACCGCTCGTTCTTCAACCGCCTGCTCAGCGCCTGATCGCGGAGAGCACAGCGACCCCGCCTCTCGCAGGGCCGCTCGGCCACGTCGGGATCCGGCCCTCGCTCACCGTCCGTACTCAGCTGCGGTACGTCTCCAGCAGGCGCAGCCAGACCTCGCTGATCGTGGGGAAGGAAGGGACCGCGTGCCAGAGCCGGTCGATGGGGACCTCCCCCGCGACCGCGACGGTCGCCGAATGCAACAGCTCGCCGATGCCCGGCCCTACGAACGTGACGCCGAGCAGGATCTCCCGGTCGAGGTCGACGACCATGCGGGCACGGCCCCGGTAACCGCTCGCGTAGAGGCCGGAGCCCGAGACCGCGCCGAGGTCGTAGTCGACGGCACGTACCCGGTGGCCGGCCCGCTCCGCCCCGGCGAGGGTGAGACCGACGGACGCGGCCTCCGGATCGGTGAAGACCACCTGGGGGACGGCCGCGTGGTCGGCGGTCGCGGTGTGGGCACCCCAACGACCGGTCGCCTCCGGGGCGCCCTGGGCCCGCGCGGCGATCGCAGCACCCGCGATACGGGCCTGGTACTTGCCCTGATGGGTGAGGAGCGCCCGGTGGTTGACGTCGCCGACGGCGTAGAGCCAGTGGCTGCCCTCCACCCGGCAGCTGTCGTCGACCGGGAGCCAGGACCCGGGCTTCAGGGCCACCGTCTCCAGCCCGAGGTCGTCGGTGCGCGGGGCGCGGCCGGTGGCGAAGAGGATCTCGTCGGCCTCGATGGGCTCGCCGTTGTCCAGTTCGACGGTGACGGGTCCGTCCGGGGCTGTGCGGTTGACGGAGGTGGCCGAGACGCCGGTACGGATGTCGGCCCCGGCCTCGGTCAGCGCCTCGGCGACCAGCTCACCGGCGAACGGCTCCATCTTCGGCAGCAGGCCGTTGCCACGGATCAGCATCGTGACCTGGGCACCGAGCGCCTGATAGACGGTGGCCATCTCCACGCCGACGACCCCGCCGCCGACGATCACCAGGCGGCCCGGAACCTCCTTCGCGCTGGTCGCCTCCCGGCTGGTCCAGGGGCGGGCATCGGCGACTCCGGGCAGGTCGGGAACCACGGCGCGGCTGCCGGTGCAGACGGCGACGGCGTGCCGCGCGGTGAGCCGCTGTTCGGTGCCGTCGGGGCTGGTGACGGAGACCTGCTTCGTACCGGCCAGACGGCCCTGGCCCCGGTAGAGATCCGCACCGACGCCCTCCAGCCAGGCGACCTGCCCGTCGTCGTGCCAGTCCGAGACGTACCAGTCACGGTGGGCAAGGACCGCGGCCGTGTCCAGCGGGCCCTGCACGGCTGCGCTGAGGCCCGGGACCCTGCGCGCGTCGGCACGGGCGACGACCGGGCGCAGCAGGGCCTTGCTGGGAATACAGGCCCAGTACGAGCATTCGCCGCCGACCAGCTCCGCCTCGACGACCGCCGTACTCAGCCCGGCCGCGCGGGTCCGGTCCGCCACGTTCTCCCCCACCGGCCCCGCACCGATCACCACGACGTCGTATACGGCGTTCTTCACAGCATCAGCATCTGTCATGGGGACAGTCTGGTGGTGGGTGTGGGCTGCGGCCACATGGGCAGGCGGAATAGCGCAAACGAAGCCACCGTTGTCCCGTACAGGTCCGAGCGGGCACAGGAAGAGGTACAGAAGCATGAGCACCGTAGAGCTCACCAAAGAAAACTTCGATCAGGTCGTCAGCGAGAACGAGTTCATCCTGATCGACTTCTGGGCTTCCTGGTGCGGCCCGTGTCGGCAGTTCGCGCCGGTCTACGACGCGGCGTCCGAGCGCCATGACGACCTGGTCTTCGCCAAGGTCGATACGGAGGCGCAGCAGGAGCTGGCGGCGGCCTTCGAGATCCAGTCCATTCCGACGCTGATGATCGTCCGGGACAATGTGGCGGTGTTCGCCCAGCCCGGGGCGCTGCCCGAGGCCGCGCTGGAGGATGTCATCGGACAGGCCCGGAAGCTGGACATGGACGAGGTGCGCAAGTCCATCGAGACCCAGCAGAAGGAACAGCAGCAGTAGCCTGCTCACCCGAACAGCGGATAGGAGGGCCCGGCCATCGGCCGGGCCCTCCTGGCGTCAGGAGCCGGGGCTAGAAGGGGTGGCCGGCCGGTTCGTGGCGCACGGTCGTCCAGCGCAGCTGGGTGAAGGCCTCCAGGTTGGCCCCGCCGCCGAACCGTGCGCCGGTGCCGGACGCGGCGATGCCGCCGAAGGGCGCGACCGCCTCGTCGTTCACCGTCTGGTCGTTGATGTGGACGATGCCGGTCGGGATCCGGTCCGCGAGTTCCAGGCCGAGCGCGGTGTCACGGGTGACGATGCCGAGAGAGAGTCCGTACGGGCTGTCGGCGGCCAGCGCCGCGGCCTCGTCCAGAGTCTCGAAGGACCGCACGGGGGCCACCGGGCCGAAGACCTCCTCCGTGTAGGCAGGCGTGTGGTCGTCGACGTCGGTGAGCACGGTGGGGCGGTAGAACAGGTCGCGGTGGGTACCACCGGCCGCGAGCTTCGCGCCGCCCGCGGTGCTCGACTCCACCAGCCGGTGGATCTTGCCGAGCTGGCCGCGGTCGATGATCGGGCCCAGGTGGACCTGCTCACGGTGCGGGTCGCCGACCGCCAGCGCGTCGGCCTTGGCGACGAGCCGTTCGACGTACTCGTCGAGCAGTGAGGCGTGTACGAGGTGTCGGCCGGTGGTCATGCAGATCTGGCCCTGGTGGAAGAAAGAGCCCCAACTGGCCTGAGCCACCGCGCCCTCCAGGTCGGCGTCCTCCAGAACGACAAGGGCGGAGTTGCCACCGAGCTCCAGGTGGGCGCGCTTGAGGAGCCGTCCGGCAGCTTCGCCGACGGCGCGCCCCGCAGCGGTGGAACCGGTGAAGGAGATGACCGGCACGCGCGGTTCGGCGACCAGCGCCTGTCCCGCCTCGGCGCCGCCGGGCAGGATGTGCAGCAGGTGTTCGTCGAGTCCGGCCTCGGCGAAGACCGCAGCCAGCGCGAGCCCGCCGCAGACGGCGGTGCGCGGGTCGGGCTTGAGGAGGACCGCGTTGCCCAGGGCGAGTGCGGGGGCGACGGACCGGATGGAGAGGATCAGCGGCGCATTGAACGGGGCGATCACGCCGACGACGCCGACCGGGACGCGCCGGGTGTAGGAGAGACGCTCGTCCTCGCTGGGCAGTACCTCACCGGCCGGCCGGGATGCGAGCGCGGCGGCCTCGTAGCACTCCTGGGCGGCGACGTGGAGCTCGAAGTCGGCCTTGCCGGGGATCGAGCCCGACTCCCGTACGATCCATTCGCGCAGTTCGTCGGCGTGCGCGGCGAACAGGTCGCCGGCCCGGCGCAGGACCGCGGCGCGGACGAAGTGCGGGGTGCGGGACCAGGCGGCCTGGGCGGCGGCCGCGGACCGGGCGGCCGCGGCGATGTCCTCGGGTGCGGCGAGGGTGACTCGTCCGAGCACCTCGCCGGTGGCGGGCTCGACGACGTCCGACTCACCTCCCGCAAGCGTGCGGGGCTGCCAGGCCTTGGGGTCGAGCAGGGACATGAAGACTCTCCAGTCGATCGGTTCGAGGGGTGGTCCCATGCGGTGGGGCGCGGGGGTGCGGCCGCGGCTTCGCGGGACGACGCGATCCGGCGCAACCGTGCGAGCTGCGTCCGGCAATCGAACGTGGCCTCGCCCGGTTGAACGTGCAACATCGTAGCCACGTGGCACCCACCGACAAGGGAATTGATCGAACTGCTGCTCCCTTTTGCGCCCGACGTTCCGTGCTGACCTCACACAGCGACGGCACCCCCCAACTCTCCATCCTTAGAAGGAAGTTCCCTGTATCCCGGCTCAGCCTCGGTTCTTCCGCTCCGAGACCCTGACCGAGAGGCCGTAGTCCAGTTCGGCGCCGTCGATCAGCAGGGCCTCCACGGTCCGGGTCACCGGATCGATGTCCGCCACCATGCCCTCCCCGGCGTACCGGGGGTAGCCCGAGGCCCCCGTCTCGCCCGTGGCCTCCACGACGGCCGAGCGGATGGCGGCGACGGAGTCGGGAGCCTCGGCGTTGTCGGTGTGCTCGGTGTCGTCGGTGGCTTCCGGGCGTTCGGTGGCTTCGGCCGGTCCGGTCGTGGCGTCGGTGAACCCGGGGACGAGCAGGATCTCGTAACTCTGCGGATAGCTCATGGTCATGACGCTAGGCAAGCGACGTGCGGCGCGCACGTTGCCGCGCTGCCGTGTTGCGGTGCCGTGTTGCGGTGCCGTGTTGCGGTGCGGGGCAAGCCCACCCCGGGTGCTGCCGTCGGTGAGCCCGGCGACCGGGCCCCGCCGCCTCAGCTCGACTCGCGGGGGATCGCCCGCGCACTCAGCAGGTCGTGACGCTCGGGCTCGCCCCCCGGGTTCCGCACCAGCCGGTCGACGAGATCGGCCAGCGGCTGCGCCGTCGCCAGTTCCATCCGCACACTGCTCAACCGGGGCCTCAGCAGCCTGCCCAGCATCAGATCCTCGGCTCCGATCACGGCGGTCTCGCCGGGCACGTCGATGCCCGCGTCCTGGAGCGCCCGCATCAGAAGCATCGCGTAGTCGTCGTTGTACGCGAACACGGCGTCGAGTCCGAGCGTGCGCCACCGCGCGGCGAGGGCGGCGGCCGACTCCTCCTCGTACCGCAGGGGCAGCGGTTCGATACGGGCTCCGCCACCGGCCGCGGCCCGCCGGGCTCCGGCCAGCCGGGGTTCGGCGAACACGCCCACGCCCCGTTCCTCGGGCATGACCACGCCGATCCGGCGACGGCCGCGCTCCAGAAGATGCGTGGTGGCGCAACTGCCCACCTCCCGCTCGTCCATGACCAGGGCGTGGGCACCGTCGACCGGCTGCGGGCCGAGGGTGATCACCGCCCTGGCCCCGGAACGCCGGAGCACGGCGATGCCCTGCGGGGTGAGGGCGATCCCGCCGGGTG is drawn from Streptomyces sp. NBC_01717 and contains these coding sequences:
- a CDS encoding GNAT family N-acetyltransferase, which gives rise to MTTRLVLHPLTPAEAEYVVEGRPGPDALWAPDYPNDGDRAGARHFLEHCADTGNPEPFGAYEIRLREDGHAIGGVGFHGVPDDQGQVTIGYGLIPAMRGKGYASEALRALLEFARAEGVASVKGDADLDNAASQHVMAAAGMRFVGEDDLLRHYRIDWTAGSADERGDGAAATDGAAGSAPSPQVSARRPS
- a CDS encoding CbtA family protein encodes the protein MNSISVRALLIRGMLAGLVAGALALAVAYFLGESRVDAAIALEEAHSHDHGGGEELVSRAMQSTAGLATGVLVFGVAVGGIAALVFCYALGRIGRFGPRATAALIAFGALLTVYVVPFLKYPANPPAVGNPDTIGQRTAMFFLMVALSVLLAVAAVILGKRLAPRLGNWNATIAASAAYVLVIGLAYVFLPSFNEVGKDFPAGLLWEFRLATLAVQATLWTTFGLFFGYLTERLLVPGSDTVPAEGGTVSRTATAAG
- a CDS encoding dihydrolipoyl dehydrogenase family protein, with the protein product MTDADAVKNAVYDVVVIGAGPVGENVADRTRAAGLSTAVVEAELVGGECSYWACIPSKALLRPVVARADARRVPGLSAAVQGPLDTAAVLAHRDWYVSDWHDDGQVAWLEGVGADLYRGQGRLAGTKQVSVTSPDGTEQRLTARHAVAVCTGSRAVVPDLPGVADARPWTSREATSAKEVPGRLVIVGGGVVGVEMATVYQALGAQVTMLIRGNGLLPKMEPFAGELVAEALTEAGADIRTGVSATSVNRTAPDGPVTVELDNGEPIEADEILFATGRAPRTDDLGLETVALKPGSWLPVDDSCRVEGSHWLYAVGDVNHRALLTHQGKYQARIAGAAIAARAQGAPEATGRWGAHTATADHAAVPQVVFTDPEAASVGLTLAGAERAGHRVRAVDYDLGAVSGSGLYASGYRGRARMVVDLDREILLGVTFVGPGIGELLHSATVAVAGEVPIDRLWHAVPSFPTISEVWLRLLETYRS
- a CDS encoding CbtB domain-containing protein, producing the protein MAQTAAPAAVASPAITPISLKAIAPWAVFFGILMLVLLYFVGAEQGATAVISGEGVHEWVHDGRHLLGFPCH
- a CDS encoding Cof-type HAD-IIB family hydrolase; translation: MPTRPIRLLLADVDGTLVTSDKLLTDRAIQAVHKLHDAGVLFAVTSGRPPRGMSMIIEPLALTTELAAFNGGLIVNPDMTVVEQQVIPTEVVAPAVALMESFGLSVWIYRGADWYVRDLKGPHVDRESWTVQFSPTLVPDFDGLEQGAAKVVGVSDDHQVVEAAAVATRAQFGEHVSAARSQPYYLDVTHPQANKGGVVKYWSAKLRISPEQIATIGDMPNDVLMFAHSGLSIAMGNASHEVQRAARRVTTSNEEEGFANAVEQFIL
- a CDS encoding Asp23/Gls24 family envelope stress response protein, with product MTDQTQLSRPETTRPASESTHGAGSQGESRRENRRTESGARGRTTIADGVVAKIAGLAARSVPGVQGMGGGFTRGMGTVRERVPGAGGRSVTGGVKVEVGEVQTAVDLSLIVEYGFPIVELTGDVRTEVIAAIERMTGLEVVEVDITVTDVKLPDEEEEEQVPERRVVQ
- a CDS encoding pirin family protein produces the protein MSNLDRQAALSVCGGRGFVVAEPVRELLAPRHVQLGESTEVRRLLPNLGRRMVGAWAFVDHYGPDDIADEPGMQVPPHPHMGLQTVSWLHEGEVLHRDSLGSLQTVRPRELGLMTSGRAISHSEESPKSHARFLHGAQLWVALPDAHRQVEPHFQHHTELPTVTAPGLTATVILGELDGATSPGTAYTPIVGADVALAGGAEARLPLDPDFEYAVLSMSGEAEVDGVPLQPGSMLYLGCGRSELPLRATSDAGLMLLGGEPFEEEIVMWWNFIGRSHEEIEEARRGWMESSRFGEVKGYDGDRLAAPALPPVALKPRGRVR
- a CDS encoding histidine phosphatase family protein, whose product is MLISPALNAALREARFDGDAPLDASGVRRARAAAAAVPAADRRVHGSDERCSGTAEALGLRSEPEPALRGWDLGRWRGQRLAEVSRGEPEAVSTWLSDPSAAPHDGESLLELHARVGGWLDSLHGEGADDGSVLAVVEPAAVRAAIVHALGLPPQAFWRLDVAPLTLSELSGRSGRWNLRCGRPLSTGTDEITASHGR
- a CDS encoding tetratricopeptide repeat protein, producing MNDSYFEFGTAADRWDRARMFFEAKEYLTAARILGGLVEEAPEQVAPRLLLARAYYHSARLGKAETELRAVLERDPVEHYARLMLGRTLERQGRQAEATPHLRMAAAMSGAFWDDEGDSDV